A stretch of DNA from Micromonospora peucetia:
GGTTGTCGCGCAGCCACTGCACCAGCGAACCGGTGACCGCGATCGCCCCCTCCAACGCGTACGCGGCGGGCTGGCCGTGGATGCGGTAGGCGACCGTGGTGAGCAGGCCGTGGGTGGAGGGGACCGGGCTGGCACCCGTGTTGAGCAACAGGAAGGCGCCGGTGCCGTAGGTGCACTTGGCCTCGCCCGGCTGGAAGCAGGTCTGCCCGAACAGGGCGGCCTGCTGGTCACCGAGCGCGCTGGCCACCGGCACCCCGGCCAGCACCCCGGTGGCCTCCCCGTAGACCTCGGCGGAGCTGCGGATCTCCGGCAGCATCGCGGCCGGCACACCCATCGCGTCGAGCAACTCCGGGTCCCAGTCGAGGGTGGCCAGGTCCATCAGCAGGGTGCGGCTGGCGTTGGTCACGTCGGTGACGTGCCGGCCGGTCAGCTTCCAGATCAGCCAGCTGTCCATCGTGCCGAAGAGCACCTCGCCGGCCTCGGCGCGCCCACGCAGCCCGTCGACGTGCTCCAGCAGCCAACGCAGCTTCGGCCCGGCGAAGTAGGTGGCCAGCGGCAGCCCGGTGCGGGAGCGGAACCGTTCCTCGCCGTACGCCTGATCCAGCTCGCGCAGCAGCGGCCCGGTGCGGGTGTCCTGCCAGACGACGGCGTTGGCCACCGGGCGGCCGGTGGCCCGGTCCCAGACGAGCGTGGTCTCCCGCTGGTTGGTGATGCCCACGGCGGCGAGGCCGGCGGCGTCGGTGCCCGCGGCGTGCAGCGCCTCCCGGACCACCCGCTGCACGTTGTCCCAGATCTCCTCGGCGTCGTGCTCCACCCAGCCCGGCCGGGGGAAGATCTGCCGGTGCTCCCGCTGGGCCACGGAGACGATCTCCCCGGCCCGGTCGAAGACGATGCACCGTGAGGAGGTGGTGCCCTGGTCGATGGCGGCGACGTACTGGGGGGTCACGGCAGCACCGTACCCGGACCGGCCGCCTTCCGCCTTCCGCCGGCCGACCGGGCCCGGCCCGGTTCCCGTCCGTACGATGTGCAGACGTGCGTGACATCGCCGTTTTCAGTGGAACCGCCCATCCCGAACTCGCCGCCGAGATCTGCGCCCATCTCGGCGTGCCGCTACATCCGGTACGGGTGTCCCGGTTCGCCAACGACTGCCTGGAAGTGCAACTACAGGCCAACTGCCGGGAGCGGGACGTCTTCCTGATCCAGCCGCTGGTGCCGCCCGTGCAGGAGAACCTGGTCGAGCTGCTGCTCATGATCGACGCTGCCCGGGGCGCCTCGGCCGGCCGGATCACCGTGGTGCTGCCGCACTACGCGTACGCCCGGTCGGACAAGAAGGACGCGCCGCGCATCTCGATCGGCGGACGGCTCGTCGCCGACCTGCTCACCTCGGCGGGCGCGGACCGGGTGCTGGCGATGACCCTGCACTCGCCCCAGGTGCACGGCTTCTTCAGCGTGCCGGTCGACCACCTGCACGCGCTACGTGAGCTGGCCGACCACTTCACCCGCTACGACCTGAGCAACACGGTGGTGGTCTCGCCGGACCTCGGCAACGCCAAGGAGGCGGCGGCGTTCGCCCGGCGGCTCGGCACCCCGGTGGCCGCCGGGGCGAAGCAGCGGTTCAGCGACGACCGGGTCAAGATCAGTGCGGTGATCGGCGACGTGGCCGACCGGGACGTGATCGTGCTCGACGACGAGATCGCCAAGGGCAGCACGGTGATCGAGCTGATGGAGCACCTGCGCGAGCGGAAGGTCCGCTCGATCCGGCTGGCCTGTACGCACGGCCTCTTCTCCAGTGGCGCGTTGCAGCGGCTGAGCGAGCAGGAGGGTGTGCTGGAGATCGTCTGCACCAACACGGTGCCGATCCCCGCCGACAAGCGGGTGCCGAAACTGGAGATCCTCTCCGTGGCGCCGGCCCTGGCCGAAGCGATGCGCCGCATCCACAACGGCGAATCCGTGAGCACCCTCTTCTCCTGACCCGCCCCCGCGCCCCGCCCCGCCCCGCGCGCGTCGGCGATCTTGCACTTTTGGCCCTCCGTATGGGCGCTCTGTCCAGGTTTGTCGGGGCAGAAACTGCAAGATCGCGGGGGCGGGGATCGCGGGCCAGGGGTGGGCGGGGATCGCGGGCACGGGGACGAGGTGCGCGGGGGCCGAGGTGTACGGGGTGGGGTGAAGGTGCGGGGGTGTGGGTGGGTCAGCCCCGGCGGTGGCGGGCGGTGTGTTGCGGGGCTGCGACGGCGGTGCTGATGCGGACCGTCGTGCCGTTCGTGCCGGTCTCGACGTCCATGCTGTCGCTCATCTCCCGGGCCAGCCAGAGGCCCCACCCGCCGGCGGTGTGCGCGGCGGGGCGGCTCCGGTCGCCCAGCCGCTGCGTGCTGATTCCCTGCCCGTGGTCGGATACCTCGCAGAACAGCTGACCCGACTGCCGCCACATTCGCAGCCAGCCCCGTCCGCCGCCGTGCCGGACCGCGTTGGTGATCAGCTCGTTGACCGCCAGCACGAAGTCGTCCAGGCGCTGCCCGCTCAGTCCTACCGCATGCGCACATGAGGTGACCGAGTGGCGAAGCTCGGTCACCTGAGCCTGCTCGAAGGCTTCGGCGATGAGAAGGGAGGGTTCGATGGGCACAACCGTACGCTGTGCACCGGGTTCCGCATTCGTCATGGCCCCGTCCCGACAGCGGATCGCGGAGATTTTCGCGGCTTTTCTACCGTACGTCAGGATTTTCCGGAGCGCATCCGCCGGCCCACCGGCCGGTCCGCCGGCTGTGGCATGGTGACGGGCGTGCCGACGCCGCCCGGTGGTTTCGAGGTCCCGCTCTGGCGGGCGATCGCCGTGTTCCGGGTCGCCTCCCTGGCGTACGTCTGCGTGCTGGCGCTCCGGGACGCCGACCGGTACGCCCATCCGCTCGCTGCCGGCGGTCTGGTCCTGCTGATGGCGGCCTGGACCGGCGTGACCGCCGTCGGCTACGCCGACCCGACGCGCCGGGGCTGGCCGCTGCTCCTGGCGGACCTGGGGGTCGTCCTCGGCATCATGCTGGCCACCCCGTGGGTGATCGGACGGGCGGCGCTCGCCGCCGGTGTGCCCACCCTGGCGGTGGCGTGGCTGGCCGGTCCGGTGCTGGCCTGGGCGGTCTCCGGCGGTCGGCGCCGGGGGACCGTCGCGGCCCTGGCGCTCGGCGCGGCGGACCTCGCCACCCGCGAGCGGATCGGCCAGTCGTCGCTCACCGGGGTGATTCTGCTGCTGCTCGCCGGGGTGGTGGTCGGGCACGTCGCCCGGCTGGCCGTGACCGCCGAGGAGCGGCTGCACCGGGCGGTGGAGTTGGAGGCCGCCTCCCGGGAACGGGAGCGGCTGGCCCGGGACATCCACGACTCGGTGCTCCAGGTGCTCGCGTTGGTGCAGCGGCGCGGCGCCCACCTGGACGGCGAGGCAGGTGAGCTGGCCCGGCTCGCCGGGGAGCAGGAGGCCGCGCTGCGTGCCCTGATCGGCGGCGCCGCGCCGGTCGGGGCCACCGCCGACGGCAGGTCGGTGGACCTGCTCGGGCTGCTCGGCCGGTACGCCTCGGCGACGGTCTCGCTGTCCGCACCGGCCACCCCGGTGCCGCTGCCCGGACGGATCGCGCACGAGTTGGCCGCCGCGACCGCCGCCGCCCTGGACAACGTGGCCCGGCACACGGACGGGCGGGCCTGGGTGCTGGTCGAGGACGAGGGGGCGACGGTGACCGTGTCGATCCGCGACGAGGGGCCGGGGTTCCCGGACGGCCGGCTGGAGGAGGCCGCCGTCGAGGGGCGGCTCGGCGTCGCCCGGTCGATCCGGGGCCGCCTCACCGACGTCGGCGGGACCGTGCGGATCACCTCCGCTCCGGGCGTCGGCACCGAACTGGAACTGACCGTCCGGAGGGAGGACCCGTGACCGGTGTACGGGTGATGGTGGTGGACGACCACCCGATGTGGCGGGAGGGGGTGGCCCGGGACCTCGCCGAGGCCGGGCATGTCATCGTCGCCACCAGCGGCGAGGGTCGGCAGGCCGTCCGGGTGGCCGCCGCAGCCCGGCCCGACGTGGTGGTCCTCGACCTGCAACTGCCGGACGTCTCGGGAGTGGAGGTGATCCGCGGGCTACGGGCCGTGCTGCCGCAGGTGCGGGTGCTGATGCTCTCGGCCAGCGGCGAGCAGCAGAGCGTGCTGGACGCGGTGAAGGCGGGTGCCACCGGCTACCTGGTGAAGTCGGCCGCCCCGGCGGAGTTCCTGGAGGCGGTGCGCCGGACGGCGGCGGGGGAGCCCGTCTTCACGCCCGGCCTGGCCGGGCTGGTCCTCGGCGAGTACCGCCGGCTCGCGGCCGACCCGGGAGGGGCCGGCCCGGCCGCCGGGCGGGACGCCCGGGGCGTCGGTTCGGCGCCCCGGCTCACCGACCGGGAGACCGAGGTGCTGCGCCTGGTGGCCAAGGGGATGTCCTACAAGCAGATCGCCGAGCGGCTCGGGCTGTCTCACCGTACGGTGCAGAACCACGTGCAGAACACGCTCGGCAAGCTTCAGCTGCACAACCGGGTGGAGCTGACCCGGTACGCGATCGAGCGGGGCCTGGACGACTGAGGGGCCGCCGGGGAACCTCCCCCCGAAGGGTTCCCCGACAGCCCCGGCCACTCAGACCGAGTGTGGCGGTCGCGTCTCGTGGATGGCCAGTTCCTCGGCGCTCGCGCCACCGCCGGCCGAACCCGCGTCGTACGCCACCGAGTCGGTCTCCTGGTCGGTGTGCGCCCCCTCGTCCGGTTCGACGAGCCGGCCGACCTGGCCGTCGGCGACCGTGCCGAGCCTGCCGTGGTCGTAGACGGAGACCGGCGAGTTCGGGTCGGAGGTGGGGCCGGGGTCGATCACGTCCGCGTCGAGCTGGGCCTGCGCCGCGGCCTCCTCGCTGTCGGCCTCGGCGGCGATGTCCGGGTCGACGGGCCCGGCCAGCGGGTCGTCGGCCGGGCGTTCGAGCTGCTCCCGGTCGAGCTTGTAGTCCAGCGACTCGCCGTCGAGCTGCTCCTCGGCGGTGGTCCCGAACCGGTCCACCGCGACCGGCGTCCGGTCACCGGGCAACTGGGCCGGCTCCGGGCCGTCCGCCTCGCGCCCGGTCAGGACGTCGTCGTTGGCGCTCGAGTCGTCGTCGGCGGTGTCGGGCAGGCCCTCCGCCTCGGGGTCGGACACGGGGGTCGGGTACTCGTCGTCGCGCATGGCAGATCACTACCCACTGCCCTCCCGGCATAACCGGTACCGCCCGTGGCCATCAGGGCGAAAGGGGCACGTCGGGGGACGGAAGGGCCGGATCGGGGCGGCGGGCCGCGGCCTCGTCGTCGGCGTGCAG
This window harbors:
- the glpK gene encoding glycerol kinase GlpK; protein product: MTPQYVAAIDQGTTSSRCIVFDRAGEIVSVAQREHRQIFPRPGWVEHDAEEIWDNVQRVVREALHAAGTDAAGLAAVGITNQRETTLVWDRATGRPVANAVVWQDTRTGPLLRELDQAYGEERFRSRTGLPLATYFAGPKLRWLLEHVDGLRGRAEAGEVLFGTMDSWLIWKLTGRHVTDVTNASRTLLMDLATLDWDPELLDAMGVPAAMLPEIRSSAEVYGEATGVLAGVPVASALGDQQAALFGQTCFQPGEAKCTYGTGAFLLLNTGASPVPSTHGLLTTVAYRIHGQPAAYALEGAIAVTGSLVQWLRDNLGLISTAPEVEELARTVDDNGGCYVVPAFSGLFAPHWRSDARGVIAGLTGYITKGHLARAALEASAWQTREVVDAMNADSDVALRRLRVDGGMTANRLLMQFLADVLDVPVVRSRITETTCLGAAYAAGLAVGFWPDLATLRGQWRSDAQWESTMEPAHRERELRNWRKAVQRTLDWEN
- a CDS encoding ribose-phosphate diphosphokinase, with product MRDIAVFSGTAHPELAAEICAHLGVPLHPVRVSRFANDCLEVQLQANCRERDVFLIQPLVPPVQENLVELLLMIDAARGASAGRITVVLPHYAYARSDKKDAPRISIGGRLVADLLTSAGADRVLAMTLHSPQVHGFFSVPVDHLHALRELADHFTRYDLSNTVVVSPDLGNAKEAAAFARRLGTPVAAGAKQRFSDDRVKISAVIGDVADRDVIVLDDEIAKGSTVIELMEHLRERKVRSIRLACTHGLFSSGALQRLSEQEGVLEIVCTNTVPIPADKRVPKLEILSVAPALAEAMRRIHNGESVSTLFS
- a CDS encoding ATP-binding protein, producing MTNAEPGAQRTVVPIEPSLLIAEAFEQAQVTELRHSVTSCAHAVGLSGQRLDDFVLAVNELITNAVRHGGGRGWLRMWRQSGQLFCEVSDHGQGISTQRLGDRSRPAAHTAGGWGLWLAREMSDSMDVETGTNGTTVRISTAVAAPQHTARHRRG
- the macS gene encoding MacS family sensor histidine kinase, with protein sequence MPTPPGGFEVPLWRAIAVFRVASLAYVCVLALRDADRYAHPLAAGGLVLLMAAWTGVTAVGYADPTRRGWPLLLADLGVVLGIMLATPWVIGRAALAAGVPTLAVAWLAGPVLAWAVSGGRRRGTVAALALGAADLATRERIGQSSLTGVILLLLAGVVVGHVARLAVTAEERLHRAVELEAASRERERLARDIHDSVLQVLALVQRRGAHLDGEAGELARLAGEQEAALRALIGGAAPVGATADGRSVDLLGLLGRYASATVSLSAPATPVPLPGRIAHELAAATAAALDNVARHTDGRAWVLVEDEGATVTVSIRDEGPGFPDGRLEEAAVEGRLGVARSIRGRLTDVGGTVRITSAPGVGTELELTVRREDP
- a CDS encoding response regulator, with amino-acid sequence MVVDDHPMWREGVARDLAEAGHVIVATSGEGRQAVRVAAAARPDVVVLDLQLPDVSGVEVIRGLRAVLPQVRVLMLSASGEQQSVLDAVKAGATGYLVKSAAPAEFLEAVRRTAAGEPVFTPGLAGLVLGEYRRLAADPGGAGPAAGRDARGVGSAPRLTDRETEVLRLVAKGMSYKQIAERLGLSHRTVQNHVQNTLGKLQLHNRVELTRYAIERGLDD
- a CDS encoding DUF5709 domain-containing protein, whose protein sequence is MRDDEYPTPVSDPEAEGLPDTADDDSSANDDVLTGREADGPEPAQLPGDRTPVAVDRFGTTAEEQLDGESLDYKLDREQLERPADDPLAGPVDPDIAAEADSEEAAAQAQLDADVIDPGPTSDPNSPVSVYDHGRLGTVADGQVGRLVEPDEGAHTDQETDSVAYDAGSAGGGASAEELAIHETRPPHSV